Proteins encoded within one genomic window of Lysinibacillus sphaericus:
- the leuD gene encoding 3-isopropylmalate dehydratase small subunit: protein MQPINIVNSVITPLDRKNVDTDQIISKEFLKRIERTGFGQFLFYHWRFDAQGNEVQDFVLNKAEFKNSKILVAQDNFGCGSSREHAPWAILDYGFNVVIAPSFADIFHNNCFKNGILPIKLTEAECDEILAKGLEKPYHVEVNLEAQTVTGEDGKVYTFNIDSYYKETLLNGWDEIALTFKYEDHIAAYEAQRVAY, encoded by the coding sequence ATGCAACCAATTAATATCGTAAATAGTGTGATAACACCACTTGATCGTAAAAATGTCGATACAGATCAAATCATTTCGAAAGAGTTTTTAAAACGCATTGAGCGTACAGGCTTTGGTCAATTTTTATTTTATCATTGGCGTTTTGATGCACAAGGCAATGAAGTACAGGACTTTGTATTAAATAAAGCAGAATTTAAAAACTCTAAAATTTTAGTAGCGCAAGATAATTTTGGCTGTGGCTCTTCACGTGAGCATGCACCGTGGGCAATTTTAGATTATGGCTTTAACGTCGTCATTGCCCCTTCATTTGCGGATATTTTCCATAATAACTGCTTCAAAAATGGTATATTACCTATCAAGTTAACGGAAGCAGAGTGCGATGAAATTTTAGCAAAAGGTTTAGAGAAACCTTATCATGTAGAAGTAAATCTTGAAGCACAAACAGTAACAGGTGAAGATGGTAAAGTTTATACATTCAACATCGATTCTTATTATAAAGAAACGTTACTAAATGGCTGGGATGAAATTGCCCTAACATTTAAATACGAAGACCATATTGCTGCCTATGAAGCACAACGTGTAGCCTACTAA
- the rbsK gene encoding ribokinase → MITVIGSLNMDLVIQMADFPQQGETVLGQHFQTSPGGKGANQAIAAARLGSNVTMIGCVGDDRFGHTLRTVLEQEHIDTTSLLTTSESTGIANILVHHNDNRIIVVPGANYKLEPTHLDAVKDVITQSQMVILQLEIPMETTAHAIKLCKEANVPVLLNPAPAANFDMCWMDDITYLTPNEIECAQLFGNDFDQTLEKYPNKLIITLGRDGARYFDGEYPIHVPGYMTKAEDTTGAGDTFNGALAYALVEGQSLDEAVYFANIAASLAVEQVSAQGGMPTLSKVYARMAGLDE, encoded by the coding sequence ATGATTACAGTAATTGGTAGTTTAAATATGGATTTAGTGATACAAATGGCGGATTTCCCACAACAGGGAGAAACGGTTCTTGGGCAACACTTTCAAACAAGTCCTGGAGGAAAGGGGGCTAATCAGGCGATTGCTGCGGCTCGTTTAGGCAGCAACGTCACAATGATTGGTTGTGTAGGCGATGATCGTTTTGGGCATACATTGCGAACAGTTTTAGAGCAGGAGCATATTGATACAACATCGCTTCTAACAACTTCAGAATCGACGGGCATTGCGAATATTTTAGTGCATCACAATGATAATCGTATCATCGTGGTCCCAGGAGCAAATTATAAGCTGGAACCAACACATTTGGATGCTGTAAAAGATGTCATTACACAAAGTCAAATGGTAATCTTACAGCTTGAAATTCCGATGGAGACGACAGCACATGCTATAAAATTATGTAAGGAAGCGAATGTACCAGTGCTGTTAAACCCAGCCCCAGCGGCGAACTTTGATATGTGCTGGATGGATGATATTACCTACTTGACCCCAAATGAAATTGAGTGTGCCCAGCTATTCGGAAACGATTTCGATCAAACGCTCGAAAAATATCCGAATAAACTAATTATTACACTTGGTCGTGATGGGGCACGTTACTTTGATGGCGAATATCCTATTCATGTCCCTGGCTATATGACAAAAGCGGAGGATACAACTGGGGCTGGGGATACTTTCAATGGTGCGCTTGCCTATGCATTAGTAGAGGGGCAATCGTTGGATGAAGCAGTGTACTTTGCGAATATAGCGGCCTCGCTAGCGGTTGAGCAAGTAAGTGCACAAGGCGGTATGCCAACACTTAGTAAAGTTTATGCGAGAATGGCTGGTTTGGACGAATAA